CTCATGCTGACCAGTGACAAAGTTATCAACTTGTGTACCCCAATCAGTTGAATGGCAATGTGTTCCAGGTTTCAGAAAGTTCTACTACAAACTGAAGTTTATGATACACCGTCATGTACATATGAAAAATATATTGATGCACTGATAAAAGGGCAGGATATTGTGAAGTATAATATATGCCACCACAAGCGCGGCCTGCACTGGGCTTCTCCTTACACTCCTGGATAGCCGGCTAACTGCTGAGCGTTGGTTGACTTGGTTTGTGTATTACTTTGTGTAACCTTGCTGCAATACACGGTTTGAGACGGCATGTTATCTATGCTCATTTTTTTTCCTTGGTTGTATTTTAAAAGGAAAAATTACTGGATGCTTTAGAAGTAAGGTTGAGTCTTAGTCACTGGATAAAAGGAATGACAAATAAACACCATTGAACCTTCTCATCTATGTAGCTATGTGAATTGTAAGACACACCGTTGTATATGGTCTGTTGTCAAATCATATCTGCCAGTGTTCTTGTCTTGAATCCACATTGTCGAGGCATATCAGCATTTGGTTTTTCTTGTTGCTCTGCATTTACTATAATCCATTATAGGGTTATGCAATTGTTATCCACTATGTTGGAGGGGGTGTATCTATTTTATTTGATGGTTACTTGTCCTTGTAGGTTCCAAGTGAACAGAAACTACCATCACTATATCTACTTGACAGTATTGTAAAAAATATTGGAAAAGATTATGTTAAACATTTCTCAGCAAGATTACCAGAGGTTAGTATTTCATCCTGTAACATCTTCTTGATATGGGAATAGAGACGGTTCCAATCTCTGGAAACAATATTTATTTATTGAGAGGATGTAGCTTGGACATTACAATAACTAAGTTCTCTTTGGTTGTATTTTTCATTTTTGCTAGGTGTTCTGCAAGGCATATAAACAAGTTGATCCTTCTATACATCATAGCATGAGGCACCTTTTTGGAACATGGAAAGGAGTGTTTCCTCTACCTCCGCTCCAAATGATTGAGAAGGAACTTGGTTTTCAGTCATCTGCCAATGGATCATCTAGTGCTGCACCATCAAGGACTGATTCTCAATCCCCGCGCCCATCCAATAGCATACATGTAAATCCAAAATATTTGGAAGCGAGACAACAACTCAATCAACCAACTAAGGCAAGAAAATTTTTCTCAAGTTATCTTGATACACCTGTTCACTCTTTTGACTCCTGGGACAAATATGTACCATGTGTAGCATTGTAGCTGCCACTTTGTTCTTTTGCACCCCATTTGATTGTTTCTGATGCTGTTTTCCCTTACTTCGGACAGGGGATACTTGGAAGTGGTGCTAAGACAACTGTAATTGCTGATACAGGCGGTGATATTGAGAGGCCTAATAGGCTAGGTACTGATAGAAATGCGGGGAGACGATTAGATGCTTCTAATGCTAGACCTGTAAGTTCTCTGCTATATCTTGGCTCTTTTGACATCTCTTTTAAAATGACAGAAAAGTGTCACTGCTCCTTGTGTCATTCACATTTTTTTATTGTACTTTTAACTGTAACATGCAGAACATACAACGCACTCAGAGGGACCCTTCTAGCAATTCTCTTCATGAAAAACAGGCAGTTAGAGATGTGGGAGGCCTTGGATTCTCCAACATTTCGCAGCAGGCTGTTGTGGGAACTGGTCAAGTTCGCTCAAAACCTAAAGCTCAAGATGGAATTGGGGGGCCTTATTATGCCTCTGGTGTTGGGTCTTCTGAAGAACAATTTGACAGACGCAGCAACTTTTATGCAAGCAAGGATGCTCGACCATCAGGATCTGTACgtttggaaagtgcacttcttcCAACTCCATCAATCAATGCCGATAGAGTTGGTAAGCCTTCATCCAACAAAAGCTGGaaacactctgaggaagaagaatATGTCTGGGATGATGTACATTCTAAAGCAGCAGAATATGGTGGTAGCCATAATGTAATAAAAGGAGAATGGATGTCTGATGATGGCAATGCTAAGTTTGCAAACCTCCAAAGGGCTAAATGGGCAGATGCAGGACCTGTGGAACGTATAGATCCCAACACACATAAACTTGATAACGTGTCAAGATTTGGACTTGGAGCAGGTCAAGAAAGAAGAATTTCAGAATACATGGTATGTGACTCAATGATTGAAATGCAATTATATTAAGTATCGAGTAAATATTGATATGCTAATTATTGCTACATAATAATGCCAGAGATGTTTTAAATATGCATGGTTCGAAATTTTCTTTCTTGTTGGAAAGTATTATAATACTACTTGTATTTTCAATTGTTCAGGATCAGGAAGAGTACCTTCTTGGCAAGCGTGAGGTGGAAGCAAGAATTGATAAGGAAATTAGGTCTGATGGACAACAGTTCCCAGCAGCTCGAGGTTCTCCTCTCTGGGTGTCCCAGGAAAAAACACTCCTAGACATTGGGTTGGAGCCTAGGATATCAAGGTTTTCAACTCAGCCAGCAGAGAGGTCCACCATTTATACTGGCACCATGTCAGCAGGTATCACTTCATCTGTACCTGTTGGGTTATCAGGAAACTATGCTGGAAGGTCAAGCCTAGATACTGCAAATGGTATGCCAATAAGATCAACTGAGGCTTTTGGGCAGCAGAAGCATAGATATTGGTCATCTTCCCCTCCACAAGCTGACACATCTTCATCTACTGCACCCTTTGCACGTCAGGGTTCTCCAAATCCTGCCGAGTCTGATTTTTATCCTTCCAGATCACTTTCTCGCCAAAATCCTCAAGAATATAGCAAAAGAGCATTGCCGGTACTTGCTAAAGATTCTCATGTTGTGGTTCACAATGATGGATTTACTCAGGGCCAACCTAGTCTACAGGCAACCCGGCAGACACAAAAGTACCCTATCTTACAGTCGAAGTCGCATATTAAGCCATCTGATCAATTGCAGGCAAGTTTTTCGCGTGAAAATTCTCCATCATTGTTCAGACCTTCCATCGAACTTGGAGAAGTCTCTTTACCCAGTGACTCCACCCCCATAAGCTCAGATCTGACAAGTGCTAGTAATTTGTTGGCTAGTCTCGTAAAGAGTGGGTTCAAACCAAATAACCACAGTGATGCACAGGCTCTTGGTCCAAGTGGACCACTTCCAGTGGCTTCTTTATCACTTCAAAATGCTGCTGGTGAAAATACCACTTTGCAGGCACATACACCAAACACTTCTCGTCCACCATTGCCACCACCTCCATCAACACAGAGTGCGGAGAAAGCTGCGCCGCTCTCAAGTCTTCTCAGTTCCCTGGTTGCAAAGGGATTAATCTCTTCTCCAGCCTATGATTCATCGAGTGCTGTCATTTCACAGCCAAATAAAGCATCAAGCATGAATGTTAAAGATGCCACAGCTTCAGCTGTGCCTTTGCTAGCTCTGAGACCTTCAGTTGGTAAGGCGTCATCTAATTCTGATTCATCTGCTCCAACAAACGCTTCATTAACCAAAGCTATCGAAATTAAGATGAGTGACCTCATTGGCCTGGAGTTCAAGCCAGAGAAACTTCGCAAGTACCATGAGCACGTGATTAGCAGCCTCTTTGACGACGACCAAAGCCATCAGTGTAAAACATGTGGCAATAGGTTCAGGCTTGAAGAACTGAGCTTGCACACATCAAGCTGTGGGCAAAGGAAGTCTGAGACTATATATACTGGTATCGCACCTAAAAGATGGTACCCTAGCAAGAACATTTACATTGATGGATCACATGAAATTGAGGACAGCACTGAGGCTTCTGATGGAGATTTAGGTTCTGCAGAAGAAGTGTGTGAGTTTATGGTCCCTTCAGACGAGAGGCAAATTATCTGTGCACTATGTGGGGAACCATTTGATGACATATATTCTTTTGAGAAGGGGGACTGGATGTACAAGGATGCAGTGTTTTTGGATTACcccaagggagaaagcagctgcaGAAACAGTGTTGAGGGTGAAGAGCATGTGCCCATTGTCCATGTAAGATGTATGCCAAGAGGCTCAAACGATGGCATGGAGGTTGACTAGAATGAGTATTGTTCACAGCAGTTATGCTCTTGAGGGGCCTTGAGGTGGATGAGCCTAAAGCTGGGGTTTGCACGAGGAACTGTGCATCATCAGGTTGTCTGTTGCAATTGGACTGATGACATACATGTAGGATGATTGGTGGAAGGTGGCAGGCGTTATCAGAAACAAAACTTTGGCGAAGATCTGGAACTGCCCGTGGATTTCTCAGTGCCCATTACAAAGTGCTTACACAAAGAATAAAGCTTTAGAGGAACAATTTGGCCATGCAAATCAGAATTATCAAAATCTTCATATTTTGGGTCTCCATCTGAGAAGGATCTTTATGTTGATGGAAAGAAAGCTGTGCAGGTGCATGTCAAAAGAATGTATGATTTCTTTACGAGGGAAAAGGGGTATGGTACCCCACATGTAACTCGGATACTGCTGTTTTTTGACGATACATTTCTCGTCTTTTGGAGTAGGAATTTTTGTGTAGTTAAGAAACTGATAATAGAACATTATAGAGGTAGGACTAAACAAGTTAGGGTGTGTTTGGCGTTTGGCTTTAACTTTTGCCCACTAAAAGCCAAAAGAAAAAACAAAGGTATGAATTTAGAAAGTAGCTTTTTCTAAAAGATGACTTTGTGCAAAACTGAAAATATCTTTGAACTTGCTTTTAGTGGATTTCTGATACAACTGTAAAAATATATATGGAAGAATTTTTAGTGGCTTTTAGTTGTTTCTACCAAATAATTTTTAGCTTTTTAGTAGTTCACAGTTCACTGCAGCTTTTTTTCACATTTTACAGTTTATAACAACTTTTTTCATAGTCCAACTAAACGGACCTTTAGTTGAGATTGATTTGTTGTCGACCTGTCAACGTATATCTATCAGTGTTTAGTTCTGATAGTATGGTTCTAGTAGTCCTTTTTGGAGTTGGATGAAATATGACATGCTATTGACATGGCTCTCAAGTCCTAAAGAGTCGAGCATTTGAGGAGTTAGTAATTATAGACCTAAGGGTGTTTGAATGtattagagctaatagttagtggctaaaattagctcGAGACATCTAAACATCCTAGCTAATAGATAACTATTagttatttttagtaaattagttaatgaTTAGCTAGCTATTTGTTAGAGCAACTCTAATATTTCTCTAAACAACTCTAAATCTTAAATTTAAGAAGTGAGTAGAAAAATATTTCTCCCATCGTTCTATAAATAGACTTGTTAAATTTAGTTACTTGCTATCATATCATATTTACTCTCCATATTTGGCAACTCGATATGAACTTCCTAAATGCAGTTGACATTAATTTCTTCACACTCATGTGATTATTTTCTCTCTCTTTCATAGTGAGGTAGTCAGGTATAACACGCTCTTTCTTCCACTTCGCAGTGAGGTAGCTAGATCCAATATGTGTGACACAAGTTTTTCTTTTACCGTCGGACCATTATTGCCCCGTAGGTTGCGTCACTGGACCATCGGTCCTCCATAGGTCATGTCGACCGGTCTTTTCTTGTTCGCCCTCGATATCCTCTACTCTTAACCCCTGTCGTCAGCCAGATCCGATAGGGTGGGGCTGCCAAAGCTAGATTCaaaatcaaactattccctaaatATGAGCAACTATTGAAGACTAAGTTATTTTTTACTCACGATAGCTATTTTGCAACTTGCTAAACATGATCTCAGCAAACACTTCTTAGAGAACTATTAGAGTTGCtcttagctagctaatttcactagcaattttttagccaactaagaGAGTGTTTGAATGCACTTGATCTAACCATTAGTTAGCTAAAAATTTGCTAGTGGAATTAACTAGCTAATAAATAGATAGCTAACTATTTGTTCTTttgctaaaaatagctaatagcttaATTATTAGCTAGACTATTGGATGTATTCAACTAAGTTTAGTAGCTAACTATTAACTCTTGTGCATTTAAACACcctctaactattagctctagtgcatacaAACACTCTTAAACTATCTCTAGTAGAGTGTGAAAAATAGGGGACGCGGAACTGTAAATGACACTAGTTAATATTATTTGTAGAGAGAAGTTCGAAATATAAGATAAGATAGGAGATATGTGAAAGATAGCTTATCAGTTCTTTAAAGTCGGGGCATTTTGTTGACCAATTAGATAATTTCCAGATTAAATtctgaatataaatcatgaccaaatcagaagaactgaagtaaAAAGTTAAATCAGATAATGCGTACTGATCagacatactgatagatggcgcggaccggaatcagcagggtcaacGACATCAAAGTAGCGGGGTCAACGACGTCAGAAGATcatgagcagtcgcgtgaagacgcttcccaaaaaccttattcgccctctctcggtgcaggatctcgaaggcgaagggttccggagacctgctctcccgaTCGCAGATGCACGTCGGCGGTCCGGATGAAGAGAACTGAAGGCGACGCAGCTGTGAACAGAGGCGAAAGCgaaaactgggatgatttggaggctggctgccaggCGCCTTTTATAGGACCGAGTCCGCGAATAGATAGCTACCTTCGATCCGATCCGCTCGCGAAAATCTCACGTTCAatttagattttatagcgatcggttagaatTCTGAACTTAACAGTCAAGCAACCAAAAAATTAAAACAGCAAAAggaagccgcgcccccgcaaggcgagaggccggatttcggcggaccattcatgcGCATGTCATGCGCCCTTCACCCCGCCtcggccaggccaggcgagcgaGCGTGTGGCTCTCCATACTCTcttctctcatccatgacttggtgagtgagtgtggcctccatatttaaactagttccactccacttggactagcaatatggtactattggttccaccattccctagccatacacatatatgggcttttgagattttcctgggatttaattgaatttctcaattgggcctagcccataaatcctaacaatcccccaccagatctcaaatgcccatatgcagttttcgccactgttcactattgtttaatatactagtgtttgagctgagactgttaagttgaacttccgcctagaactccaactacaccaacccacaacttggacaatggactatgccttgaattgcaagttttgtgtgaatgggtttcacttaaagccatgaccagtacttggctaccaatAGTCCCCTTCTcaggtggagcatatacgtcgtactccaaggtctcgtcatgagtttactagagatcacaaagatctcatagactgcgacgttagacaatctaactcatataggtgtgtttttttcaagaatgttctgcaggacaacatctttgctaatacaagccaacaaaacacattaaggcacaaagccaacctgccttacaacatttgagagtattgcatctttatttagagagggtcaaaggttactctccttagttaaccaatggcttgttcttcccaagacctaattcacgggatctccgatcacatagactgagtttccaccatggcaacttatacgggtctcatacccatctctctcaatgcgatttctatcacattacgtggtagtcccttggtaaaaggatctgccagatttttatctgttgaaatataagtcacacttataactccggagtttctcaactttctgacagacttcaatcatcttttgacatgtcttgatgacttcccattatccttagaacttgtcactttagcaatcactgtctggttgtcacagttcataaggatagctggtattggttttgttgggggccttcggcttccgaaggtcctcaaaaacatgatttgacaatgttttccaagtgaaatatgtgagcaggtatcttcgaaatcggatcatgagtatacaggagcacagtcaggacgaagcctgaacgagacgaaagatgattatgacgaaggtctagatgatcacgaagctgtgcgcagaaaagcttcggcatgatagcagaaaaggggaaccgacttaaagatgaaaaggcaaattagacctcgaagaattactatagagttattagcaaatgtaaagggcatggatgtaattgtacatgggctgtgtcccttgcctataaatagatgaacaggactcccgtactgttcacgctgacttggcattcgctttttgcatcacgcctgtacccttactttccatcaaaccgaaggtacacttataatttgttattctggatatggtaatgcaaataaaaataagttgataataatgtttatattattttttcgtatttcatatatgaattcttccttatcatttattgaacttacgaaggtttttcctttacaaccttcgtccggaattcattatatccgaagggagataatgtcttgaaggacgaaggactttagtaTTTAacatttctatgttgccttgttcttaactcttagcatttgagaacaagtccccaacattggcgcccacctccggtgaactcacttccactttttgagtttcgaacaccttcggcaagcatagaccttcgtcatgccgccgaagaaagcttcagcaacatgggctgcagctctgcaaccgctggaccccaaccaggagaccctctctcttcgggaggcccgaagccagaagaggaaggccaccagtccaacgcctcaggaggacgaattAGATCAAGAAATTAGAGATATGGAAATGCTctatcaacaggtgcaaaggaagaaggaaaatatggctaggctagctgacctgcaatggcagatagacgaagcctttgaagaagttcgccatcttactcaagatgagcagaactgaaggcctccgcacagagagcttcatcaggagggcttcttcaacgaagatgactggtatgagaatttccatcatggaaattttgcttttgatgatgcttctcctctgtcagctgaactgcaggctacaccctggcctccgtcctacaagccacctcaactacccatgtacgacgaccactcagatccgaagcagtttctgatgagttacgaagcaacaatatcttcatatggtggcaatactgcagtcatggcgaaatctttcgtcatggcagtcaggagtgttgcacaaacctggtactcctcccttcggccaggaacaatcacatcatggcagaagctgaaggatatgctgatcaccagttttcaaggatttcaaacgaagccggtcactgctcaagccctaTTCTAGTGCACCCAGAATCATgaggaatatcttcaggcgtatgtccgaagattcttacgcctgagagcacaagcgccaactgtgcccaatgaaattgtcattgaggccatgatcaaggggcttcggccgggaccttcagcccagtacttgaaaccccctcagactctggagaagttgcttcagaagatggatgaatacatccgcgccgacaatgactttcgacagagaagggaggaagcttacaaatTCTCCGAAAtagctaggggcttcggagggaggtttcatcctagacatgtcagatcgattcattccacccagaatgatgacaggggaagccagcagcagaggccgcaatattcctcccaggcttcccaggcttcggggcagcagcagagttatcctcggcctccagctccaaggggcagaggtgccaggagcttcggaggaagatttggggatcagccaaggaaaatctattgcttattctgtggtaaagacaagggccacaccaccaggatgtgccatgtcaccatccagaaacaaaaagaaatagcagaagctgcagcccaacagactcagccgaagcaagtcatgcatactgcttcgtaccactcgccctatatcccagagtatgtgggtaaccaccctgcagcttctgttgcttcggcaagtcagtctcaggcatcttggcaacagcttttacctccaccaccaatgcaacaaggccagcagccagaagggagtcagcatactcaacaccaacgagacttcagagaagagtccgaagctcgcacaatcaatagtactgtgccagaatcgaagcacatttattgacaaatatcctacctccacagcagtttttgcattcaatatcattttctttttaataaggaacaattattgaaagtttAAATGTTTtcgttgtcgttttcaatttcttgtattagcttcgactttgctatagtaca
This portion of the Zea mays cultivar B73 chromosome 2, Zm-B73-REFERENCE-NAM-5.0, whole genome shotgun sequence genome encodes:
- the LOC103647268 gene encoding uncharacterized protein; protein product: MRASAVPMEASASARRSAAGPDPRAKKPRLAPPPRDPRSYAATASSNGNTSAAEQALVDELLGQYRTALGELTFNSKPIITNLTIIAGENLQAAKPIAALICANILEVPSEQKLPSLYLLDSIVKNIGKDYVKHFSARLPEVFCKAYKQVDPSIHHSMRHLFGTWKGVFPLPPLQMIEKELGFQSSANGSSSAAPSRTDSQSPRPSNSIHVNPKYLEARQQLNQPTKGILGSGAKTTVIADTGGDIERPNRLGTDRNAGRRLDASNARPNIQRTQRDPSSNSLHEKQAVRDVGGLGFSNISQQAVVGTGQVRSKPKAQDGIGGPYYASGVGSSEEQFDRRSNFYASKDARPSGSVRLESALLPTPSINADRVGKPSSNKSWKHSEEEEYVWDDVHSKAAEYGGSHNVIKGEWMSDDGNAKFANLQRAKWADAGPVERIDPNTHKLDNVSRFGLGAGQERRISEYMDQEEYLLGKREVEARIDKEIRSDGQQFPAARGSPLWVSQEKTLLDIGLEPRISRFSTQPAERSTIYTGTMSAGITSSVPVGLSGNYAGRSSLDTANGMPIRSTEAFGQQKHRYWSSSPPQADTSSSTAPFARQGSPNPAESDFYPSRSLSRQNPQEYSKRALPVLAKDSHVVVHNDGFTQGQPSLQATRQTQKYPILQSKSHIKPSDQLQASFSRENSPSLFRPSIELGEVSLPSDSTPISSDLTSASNLLASLVKSGFKPNNHSDAQALGPSGPLPVASLSLQNAAGENTTLQAHTPNTSRPPLPPPPSTQSAEKAAPLSSLLSSLVAKGLISSPAYDSSSAVISQPNKASSMNVKDATASAVPLLALRPSVGKASSNSDSSAPTNASLTKAIEIKMSDLIGLEFKPEKLRKYHEHVISSLFDDDQSHQCKTCGNRFRLEELSLHTSSCGQRKSETIYTGIAPKRWYPSKNIYIDGSHEIEDSTEASDGDLGSAEEVCEFMVPSDERQIICALCGEPFDDIYSFEKGDWMYKDAVFLDYPKGESSCRNSVEGEEHVPIVHVRCMPRGSNDGMEVD